The genomic interval CACCGCGCACGGCCTTCATGATGGCCAGCTCGAAGGTATCGGCGATAGACATGACCTCGCCGGTGGCCTTCATCTGCGTACCAAGTTCTTTCTTCGCGTAGACGAATTTGTCGAAGGGCCACTTGGGAAACTTGACGGCCACATAGTCCACCGTCGGCTCAAAGGCGGCGTACGTGCTGCCTGTAACGGCGTTTACGATCTCATCCAGCGTGTAACCGATCGCTATCTTAGTCGCCACCTTGGCGATGGGATAGCCCGTCGCCTTTGACGCCAGCGCCGACGAACGGGACACACGCGGGTTCACCTCGATCACCGCATACTCGAAGGAGTCCGGGTTCAACGCGAATTGGCAGTTGCAGCCACCCTCGACGCCCAGCGCATGGATGATGTCGAGCGCCGCCCGTCGGAGCATCTGATACTCTCTATCGGAGAGGGTGACGGCGGGCGCGATGACAATGCTGTCACCCGTGTGGATGCCAACGGGATCGAAATTTTCCATCGAGCAAACGGCGATGGCGTTGCCCACGCGGTCGCGCATCACCTCAAACTCGATCTCCTTCCAGCCCGCCACCGATTTCTCGATCAAGACCTGACGGATCGGCGAAAGAGACAGCCCGCCCCGCGCGATCTCCCGAAGCTCTCGCTCATCGGCGGCGATGCCACCCCCGGTGCCACCCAGCGTAAACGCAGGACGAACGATCACGGGGTAGCCGATGGCCTCCGCGAGACACACGGCCGCCTCCACATCCTGCACGACGTCGGACGGAATGAGCGGCTGACCGATGCGCTCCATCGTATCTTTGAACATCTGCCTGTCCTCTGCTCGGTCGATCGTATCGGGGGAGGAACCAAGCAACCGCACGCCCATCCGGTCCAGAAACCCGTCCCGAGCAAGCTGCATGCACAGTGTGAGACCTGTCTGCCCACCGAGGCCGGACAGGATGCTGTCCGGCCGCTCCTTCTCGATGATCCGCTTGACTGTCGTCAGGGTGAGCGGCTCGATGTAGATTTTGTCCGCCATGGCGTTGTCCGTCATAATTGTGGCCGGGTTCGAGTTGATCAGCACGATCTCAATGCCGTCGGCCTTCAGCGCCCGGCACGCCTGCGTACCGGCATAGTCAAACTCGGCGGCCTGACCGATGACGATCGGCCCCGACCCAATGACCAGTACTTTTTGGATGCTTGGATCCAGTGGCATATTCACTCACTCTCCTTCCGGGAACACCGGCACATTCAGGCCGGTTCCATCAGACGCAGGAACCTATCAAACAAGAAACCGGTGTCGAGCGGACCGCCGCAGGCTTCCGGGTGGAACTGCGCCGAAAACACCGGGGCGTTCACATACGAAAGACCCTCGCAGGTGTTGTCGTTGACGTTGACAAAGAGCTCCCGGGCCACAGCCGGATCGATGCTGTCGCGGACGACGGCATACCCGTGATTCTGGCTCGTGATGTACACAAGGCCCGTCGTCAGATCTTTCACCGGCTGGTTGGCGCCTCGGTGACCGAACTTGAGCTTTTCCGTCCGAAAACCGCTAGCCAACGCCAGAAGCTGGTGCCCCAGACAGATACCGAAGATGGGACGACCGATTTGCAGCAGTACGCGCAGCGTTTCGATCTCCTCTGGGTTGTCGGCCGGGTCGCCTGGACCGTTTGAGAGCATGATGCCGTCCGGCTCGACGGCCAGGATGTCCCGCGCGGAAGCGTTGTGGGGGAAGACCCACACATCGCATCCGCGCCGTACCAACTCCCGACGGATGTTCTCCTTCAGCCCGTAGTCCACCAGGGCCACCTTGTACC from Oscillospiraceae bacterium carries:
- a CDS encoding carbamoyl phosphate synthase small subunit produces the protein MTAYLLLENGRVFEGEAFGCRGCALGEVVFTTGMTGYLETLTDKSYYGQIIVQTFPLIGNYGVIPSDFETGPSHGRLVHAKAYIVKHWCREPSNFRSEGALDTFLKSQNIIGLYGIDTRALTKIIRESGVMNGAVTDDPSSVDREALRAYRVRDAVAGVSTDTVLRFPSAAGRYKVALVDYGLKENIRRELVRRGCDVWVFPHNASARDILAVEPDGIMLSNGPGDPADNPEEIETLRVLLQIGRPIFGICLGHQLLALASGFRTEKLKFGHRGANQPVKDLTTGLVYITSQNHGYAVVRDSIDPAVARELFVNVNDNTCEGLSYVNAPVFSAQFHPEACGGPLDTGFLFDRFLRLMEPA